One part of the Mariniblastus fucicola genome encodes these proteins:
- a CDS encoding GNAT family N-acetyltransferase, translating into MGTQKTVLRTVRSVEEFASLQTRWEQLTCEPLHSFGWHFAWWNNFQHLGQLNLFVLEADDQVVGIAPFFQDRWNGQKRLRFLGSGKTCTDYADLIVADPWREQFTIEIAKAVASSAAMLEMEGVDGSRPQDAFDKPLGNQFWRYDTELDPTWQLSLPSDWAGFIASSKKSLKRKIKKAVKRLDSTEFEVRSSFADLPFEDAWEHIVALHQSRFESKGEPGAFADDNFRNFLHDAAVALGEKRQAEIIVAFHEEQPIGAHLVLHSPGITQLYLAGILAEKSKLEPGHLLITFAVRRAIEQGCEVFDFLRGDQPYKPYWGAVPNQLNSIRFVSRSTLPTLLNQGFRFLREVKHQLVAVKSMNLWSAT; encoded by the coding sequence ATGGGCACTCAGAAAACTGTGCTTCGAACCGTTCGCTCCGTGGAAGAATTTGCGTCCCTGCAAACACGCTGGGAGCAATTGACTTGCGAGCCGCTCCACAGCTTCGGGTGGCACTTCGCGTGGTGGAACAACTTCCAGCATCTTGGCCAGCTGAATTTGTTCGTGCTGGAAGCTGACGATCAGGTCGTCGGCATCGCGCCTTTTTTTCAGGACCGCTGGAACGGTCAAAAACGACTTCGCTTTCTCGGCAGCGGAAAAACATGCACCGACTACGCGGACCTGATTGTTGCCGATCCGTGGCGCGAACAGTTCACCATCGAGATCGCCAAAGCCGTCGCTTCATCGGCAGCGATGCTGGAAATGGAAGGCGTCGACGGGTCGAGGCCTCAGGACGCGTTCGATAAACCGTTGGGAAATCAGTTTTGGCGATACGACACCGAGCTGGATCCGACGTGGCAGCTAAGCCTGCCGAGCGATTGGGCTGGCTTCATCGCGAGCTCCAAAAAGTCACTCAAACGCAAAATCAAGAAAGCCGTCAAGCGTTTGGACTCGACTGAGTTCGAAGTTCGGTCCTCGTTTGCCGATCTTCCGTTTGAAGATGCATGGGAGCACATCGTTGCGTTGCATCAGAGCCGGTTCGAAAGCAAAGGCGAACCCGGCGCGTTTGCGGACGACAACTTTCGCAATTTCCTACACGACGCCGCCGTAGCGCTGGGCGAAAAACGCCAAGCAGAAATCATCGTCGCCTTCCACGAAGAACAGCCGATCGGCGCTCATCTGGTGCTCCACAGTCCGGGAATTACACAGCTTTACCTGGCGGGAATTCTTGCCGAGAAATCAAAACTCGAACCGGGGCACCTGTTAATCACGTTCGCGGTTCGACGAGCGATCGAACAAGGCTGCGAAGTGTTCGATTTTCTGCGCGGCGATCAGCCGTACAAGCCTTACTGGGGCGCAGTCCCGAATCAGCTAAACAGCATTCGATTCGTTTCACGCTCTACGCTTCCGACACTGCTCAACCAGGGCTTTCGATTTCTCCGCGAGGTCAAGCATCAGCTGGTCGCGGTGAAATCGATGAACCTTTGGTCGGCTACTTAA
- a CDS encoding tetratricopeptide repeat protein — translation MRSSSLIRITSLFFLLLMTSLSAAQDSGDADLESAFDLKIKAEKLGDYEEVVKLCKSALEKGLDDEGEEEAKTLAASALFEQAEQLMIRIRRQSDPTFFRNKAVKMLKEAVEFDPDMGEAWLLIAKLNLLKGGDVDDARYAIDQSIELNEDLPGKQSEAYLLRSMLTQRDNREAARDDLDKAIELNDSNVGALRARSTILILEGDVDQGIEDANRIVEINDGKPAIMEATGVALTKLANAKEAAAFQLESDSEDEDEDSDASEEEEEEEEEEEEEDDDFPKQSKEDLEADAKKIREAVVGIFTKAIELVPEQEKFYLLKTELLQVLEQDDEALATIDSLIERDDRSIAALRMKARILLADKENDEKTVDVLNQAVKLDPYDSETRLLRMQFFSAREQFAEAIEEAEKVLEKQPNSVGVMERLALLYSLNEQPEKAIEIQSELLRRMPTSLLNELQPRSRPIFLAQKIGVLRSRGDSYLSTGEHENAIEDYEEAVDLGDQIEEMQASLSDQGFEYTPDSGVLNNLAWVLSTSTFDDLRDGKRAIEYATLACEVTDYKMPHILSTLASAYAESGDFEKAIEWIEKGIKVNSEREITEFVTEEEIKSQRESLEKELESYRKEQPWRENQAEEDAAKKEAEKKAESDDAKAEEGDGTPGDKDSDDEDSDDEDSDDEDSDDEDSDKDDK, via the coding sequence ATGCGGTCTTCAAGTCTGATCCGAATCACAAGCCTGTTTTTCCTGCTCCTCATGACGTCGCTGTCCGCTGCCCAGGATTCAGGGGATGCGGACCTTGAGTCTGCGTTCGATCTCAAAATCAAAGCCGAGAAACTTGGTGACTATGAAGAGGTCGTCAAGCTGTGCAAGTCGGCGCTGGAAAAGGGGCTCGACGACGAAGGCGAAGAGGAAGCTAAAACTTTGGCCGCGTCTGCATTGTTTGAGCAGGCTGAGCAGTTGATGATTCGAATTCGCCGCCAGAGTGACCCGACGTTCTTTCGAAACAAAGCCGTCAAGATGCTCAAGGAGGCCGTTGAGTTCGATCCCGACATGGGCGAAGCGTGGCTGTTGATCGCCAAGCTCAATTTGCTCAAAGGCGGAGACGTTGACGATGCTCGCTATGCCATTGATCAGTCAATCGAGCTGAACGAAGACTTGCCCGGAAAGCAGTCCGAGGCTTATCTGTTGCGTTCGATGTTGACTCAGCGAGACAATCGCGAGGCAGCACGGGATGATTTGGACAAAGCCATCGAACTGAACGATTCGAACGTCGGTGCATTGCGGGCTCGCAGCACGATCCTGATTCTGGAAGGCGATGTCGATCAGGGAATTGAGGACGCGAACCGAATCGTTGAGATCAACGACGGCAAGCCAGCCATCATGGAAGCCACCGGCGTTGCTTTGACAAAACTGGCCAATGCGAAAGAAGCCGCAGCGTTTCAGTTGGAGAGCGACAGTGAAGATGAAGACGAAGATTCCGATGCAAGCGAAGAGGAAGAGGAAGAGGAAGAGGAAGAGGAAGAGGAAGACGACGACTTCCCGAAGCAGTCGAAAGAGGATCTGGAAGCGGACGCGAAGAAGATCCGGGAAGCTGTTGTCGGTATTTTCACGAAAGCTATTGAATTGGTTCCAGAGCAGGAAAAGTTCTATCTGCTGAAGACTGAATTGCTTCAGGTTCTGGAGCAGGACGACGAGGCATTGGCGACCATCGATAGTTTGATCGAACGCGATGATCGTTCGATTGCGGCATTGCGAATGAAAGCTCGCATTCTGCTTGCGGATAAGGAAAATGATGAAAAAACCGTCGATGTGTTAAATCAGGCTGTCAAGCTTGATCCGTACGACTCGGAAACTCGTCTGTTGCGAATGCAATTCTTTTCGGCTCGCGAACAGTTTGCAGAGGCGATTGAAGAGGCTGAAAAAGTTTTGGAAAAACAACCCAACAGCGTTGGCGTGATGGAACGGTTGGCATTGCTTTATTCACTCAACGAACAGCCAGAAAAGGCAATTGAAATTCAGAGCGAGCTACTGCGGCGGATGCCAACCAGTTTGCTGAATGAGCTTCAGCCGCGAAGCCGTCCGATCTTCCTGGCTCAAAAGATTGGCGTGTTGCGATCGCGAGGTGACTCGTACCTGTCAACGGGCGAACACGAGAACGCTATCGAAGACTACGAGGAAGCTGTCGATCTGGGAGACCAAATTGAAGAAATGCAAGCTTCGCTTTCCGATCAGGGATTCGAGTACACTCCCGATAGCGGGGTCCTGAACAATCTCGCCTGGGTACTTTCGACTTCGACGTTCGATGATCTGCGAGACGGAAAACGGGCCATTGAATATGCGACTTTGGCTTGTGAAGTCACTGACTACAAAATGCCTCACATCCTGAGCACGCTGGCGTCAGCCTACGCTGAATCAGGTGATTTCGAGAAAGCGATCGAGTGGATCGAAAAAGGAATCAAGGTCAACAGCGAACGTGAGATCACGGAGTTCGTGACTGAAGAGGAAATCAAGAGCCAACGCGAAAGTCTGGAAAAGGAACTGGAGAGCTATCGCAAAGAGCAGCCTTGGCGTGAAAATCAGGCCGAGGAAGACGCTGCGAAAAAAGAAGCGGAGAAAAAGGCTGAGTCGGATGACGCGAAAGCCGAAGAGGGCGACGGAACACCTGGCGACAAAGATTCGGACGATGAAGATTCGGACGATGAAGATTCGGACGATGAAGATTCGGACGACGAAGATTCCGATAAGGACGACAAATAG
- a CDS encoding class I SAM-dependent methyltransferase, producing the protein MPSENNQNTKPFEGVEVGEKPEDGVVSFNRQAWDRVADAGDRYYRAMTSEQIQSARDGEWRIRITPTKAVPRDWLEPLDGKEILLLAGGGGQQSPILAALGAKVTVFDLSPRQLERDIEIAEREGFEIEAVSGDMADLSMFESERFDMVLNPCSVCYIPDVVPVWKEVARVLRHGGTFMTGVINPLYYIFDAAKLDRDEFVVRHKIPYSDADLGEEQSELLGDERPREFGHSLSDLIGAQLDAGMQLVGFYEDGWGGSDKLSTHISTFLATRSRKL; encoded by the coding sequence GTGCCGTCAGAAAACAATCAAAACACAAAACCGTTTGAAGGAGTCGAAGTGGGGGAAAAGCCTGAGGACGGCGTCGTTTCGTTCAACCGGCAAGCCTGGGATCGTGTCGCCGACGCTGGCGATCGCTACTACCGAGCCATGACGTCGGAGCAGATTCAGTCAGCACGAGATGGCGAATGGCGAATTCGGATCACACCCACGAAAGCCGTGCCGAGAGACTGGCTTGAGCCGTTGGATGGAAAGGAGATCCTGTTGCTCGCCGGTGGCGGAGGCCAACAGTCTCCGATTCTGGCCGCACTCGGCGCCAAGGTTACGGTTTTTGATCTCAGCCCACGGCAGCTTGAACGGGACATCGAGATTGCGGAGCGAGAAGGCTTCGAAATCGAAGCCGTTTCTGGAGACATGGCCGACCTTTCGATGTTCGAAAGCGAACGGTTCGACATGGTGCTCAATCCTTGCAGCGTTTGCTACATCCCGGACGTCGTTCCTGTTTGGAAAGAAGTCGCCCGAGTTTTGCGGCACGGCGGCACGTTCATGACCGGCGTGATCAACCCGCTGTACTACATTTTCGACGCGGCCAAACTGGATCGCGACGAATTCGTTGTGCGGCACAAGATTCCGTATTCCGATGCTGATCTTGGGGAGGAGCAAAGCGAACTCTTGGGCGACGAACGACCTCGCGAGTTTGGACACTCACTCAGCGACCTGATCGGTGCTCAACTGGATGCCGGAATGCAGTTGGTCGGGTTTTACGAAGATGGCTGGGGCGGCAGCGACAAACTAAGCACTCACATTTCGACCTTCCTGGCGACGCGAAGTCGAAAACTGTAA
- a CDS encoding 4a-hydroxytetrahydrobiopterin dehydratase produces the protein MDVQSAEDLNRKKCEPCEGGVDPCPLPFVTEQLEKLPGWYLTHENQRIRKDWTMKNFVEGLAFFEAVGKVAEEEAHHPDLHLESYRNVSIEIWTHAVGGLSENDFILAAKIDAIEM, from the coding sequence ATGGACGTTCAATCAGCCGAAGATCTCAACCGGAAAAAATGTGAACCCTGTGAAGGCGGTGTGGACCCGTGCCCGTTGCCTTTCGTGACCGAGCAGCTTGAAAAGCTCCCGGGTTGGTATTTGACGCACGAAAACCAGCGAATTCGCAAGGACTGGACGATGAAGAACTTTGTCGAAGGCTTGGCCTTTTTCGAAGCCGTCGGAAAGGTTGCCGAAGAAGAGGCTCACCATCCCGATCTGCATCTCGAAAGCTATCGGAACGTGTCGATCGAGATCTGGACTCACGCCGTCGGTGGGTTGAGCGAAAACGACTTCATCCTTGCCGCCAAGATTGACGCGATTGAAATGTAG